From one Calditrichota bacterium genomic stretch:
- a CDS encoding GxxExxY protein: MGLKYQDITQDIIGAAFEVHNILGYGFLEKVYQRALQVELVQRGHTVELEPTVDVKYKGVIVGNYAVDLLVDDWKMLFSEIRFVHPPLPPFKGGITRKSPFEDEDALLAQGI; the protein is encoded by the coding sequence ATGGGTTTAAAATATCAAGACATAACACAGGATATTATTGGTGCTGCATTTGAAGTCCATAATATACTTGGATACGGTTTTTTAGAAAAAGTATATCAACGGGCTTTGCAGGTTGAGTTGGTGCAGAGAGGTCATACAGTAGAATTAGAACCGACAGTAGATGTGAAATACAAGGGTGTTATTGTCGGCAATTATGCAGTAGATTTGCTTGTTGATGATTGGAAAATGTTATTTAGTGAAATACGTTTTGTACATCCCCCCTTACCCCCCTTCAAAGGGGGGATAACAAGAAAGTCCCCCTTTGAAGACGAAGATGCGCTTCTGGCGCAGGGGATTTAG